In Psychrobacter immobilis, a single genomic region encodes these proteins:
- a CDS encoding ABC transporter ATP-binding protein translates to MTSSPSIAASTPQVDYKKEVLLTASQLNKTVQVGEQTLSIIKDVDIYVNAGEFVVIMGKSGSGKSTLLGLLAALDYPDSGTVSLAGQMLSSLDEDALAVIRQHDMGFVFQSFHLLPTLTVAENIAFPLDIARRPNPARVDELIDAVDLGHRRHSLPNQLSGGEQQRTAVARALVSHPKIVFADEPTGNLDEQNADQVMQLLLDLRQQVGSALVVVTHDPALAEMADRVITMHDGRIVPT, encoded by the coding sequence ATGACATCATCACCTTCGATTGCCGCTTCAACGCCACAAGTAGATTATAAAAAAGAAGTCCTCCTCACCGCCTCGCAATTAAACAAAACCGTGCAAGTCGGCGAGCAAACCCTATCAATCATTAAAGACGTAGATATCTATGTCAACGCTGGCGAGTTTGTGGTCATTATGGGCAAATCAGGCTCAGGTAAATCCACCTTACTAGGATTACTGGCGGCATTAGACTATCCCGATAGCGGTACGGTGTCGCTAGCAGGTCAAATGCTCAGCAGTCTTGACGAAGATGCGCTAGCGGTCATTCGTCAGCACGATATGGGCTTTGTCTTTCAGTCGTTTCACCTACTGCCAACCTTGACAGTAGCCGAAAACATCGCCTTTCCACTTGATATTGCGAGACGTCCAAACCCAGCACGAGTAGACGAGCTTATTGACGCCGTTGATTTGGGTCATCGACGTCATAGCTTACCCAATCAGTTGTCAGGTGGTGAGCAGCAGCGTACAGCTGTTGCACGAGCACTGGTATCGCATCCAAAAATCGTGTTCGCCGATGAGCCAACGGGCAACCTCGATGAGCAAAATGCCGATCAAGTTATGCAGCTGCTATTGGACTTACGTCAACAGGTTGGCTCGGCGCTGGTGGTGGTGACTCATGACCCTGCACTTGCCGAAATGGCAGATCGTGTCATCACCATGCATGATGGGCGGATTGTACCTACATGA
- a CDS encoding TRADD-N-associated membrane domain-containing protein, with translation MIEEENLYEAEISAKAKEENTTFPIEPIVEKKEPPLIKYLKYKGNFARVVAFVSLIIITTVLTIGLAYYTFFNFIPYIWIWGTDPVSFKIIFAIIILFFIWILPFLPIIFLGPYVSNILSLFANNVEKEFKENLANIEKQQIHYKDILDESDAEKLIPLITHSRIELEQYYSIALHQTTKSFRYSIGAMTIGLIIIFLGMFSYIFPNDFLNNEVRNGNFQPLVITSGIVLELISVIFLSIYKTSLGRLTYFYDRQVFIHNAMFAFKISKTMEEQDVSKKLIVEKILDFGSKSNSDYKKIKIG, from the coding sequence ATGATAGAAGAAGAAAATCTATATGAAGCTGAAATTTCAGCTAAGGCTAAAGAAGAAAATACAACCTTTCCTATAGAGCCCATAGTTGAGAAAAAAGAACCACCCTTGATCAAATATCTAAAATATAAAGGAAATTTTGCCAGAGTTGTAGCGTTTGTATCTTTAATAATCATTACTACAGTACTAACCATAGGTTTAGCATATTATACTTTCTTTAACTTCATACCTTATATTTGGATTTGGGGCACAGACCCTGTCAGCTTTAAAATTATTTTTGCAATAATAATTCTATTCTTTATTTGGATATTACCTTTCTTACCTATTATATTTCTAGGACCATATGTATCTAATATCCTCTCATTATTTGCAAACAATGTTGAGAAAGAGTTTAAAGAAAACTTGGCTAATATCGAAAAGCAACAAATTCACTACAAAGACATTTTAGATGAGAGTGATGCAGAAAAACTTATACCTCTTATTACACATAGCCGGATTGAATTAGAACAATATTATTCTATTGCATTACATCAAACTACAAAAAGTTTTAGATACTCTATTGGTGCTATGACTATTGGCCTGATTATTATATTTCTAGGAATGTTTTCTTATATTTTCCCTAACGACTTTTTAAATAATGAAGTTAGAAATGGAAATTTCCAACCGCTTGTAATAACTAGTGGTATAGTTTTAGAGCTAATATCAGTCATATTCCTCTCCATATATAAAACATCATTAGGTAGGTTAACTTATTTTTACGATAGACAAGTTTTTATACATAATGCTATGTTTGCTTTCAAAATATCTAAAACCATGGAGGAACAAGATGTCTCTAAAAAGCTAATCGTGGAGAAAATTCTTGACTTTGGTAGCAAATCCAATAGTGATTATAAAAAAATTAAAATAGGATAA
- a CDS encoding ABC transporter permease: MNRKPTDNKPPADTKKTDTSMRQESSYPSGILNQLFTRTLGFQTLGAQALSRSWWQRWVYPVLFLLTLTLSLATYLTLDSVQQSVDRYINDNQRALVGGDLILNSKQDWPSEVLTQVETIPDTQTVYDYQFSAMLVNDEQTLLASIKAVTPSYPLYGTAELASGQPLWEQLTSDSVIVAPEVLSSLQANVGDRITIGDAQFTISDVLTKEPDRPLTTFGFGGRVLMHEDSLAATNLLGQRSRINYRIEMAGDPELITTQRDKLTDILTNYPDIELSDAESADTSVSRISDNVLMFLKLLVIAVLLLSAVAMYGVISAFVTKQQSSNAIRLALGEPLGSLKRSYYQLLIVTTAIACVAAIILSLGLLKIGQPYLVAILPADVGLAINPISAIKTIVIALALTLLIAQRGLSALNTTKPATLLNQGASTQTQNLPWYRRVPLLWYGLVLAGLYAFFAYEVGSLSLGAHLLGGLIGFVAIFWLLARGWLWLLNKLASNTKVSWMQRIAIHNLARKGNQSALFFVTLSLSVAVLTLITTLNHSINAQFINAYPEDAPNLFLLDVQSDQHDDIDAIIEAPVTYYPVIRARVETANDVLVKDIEPEDGFDDPTRVFNLSYADTVMETEYITESLTDDALYTPIDATDEQVKPLSILDTAASMLNVGMGDQVRFNIQGIEIVGQITSIRTRYERGPSPYFYFLFEPSVLSAAPQIQFATAHVPEDAIPELQGKLVREFPAVTTIDGTAIAKQIQELVVQMSRLVYVFTLLALLTGVMVLISSLLSTSQDRMKDSASFRLLGMQKRDLYMLNILELGVLGISAATFAVVIASVGAWAAITQWFNLQFSVPWANLGLGGIALVALLFAIAIIYVKLVIGRGIMARVRAMV; this comes from the coding sequence ATGAATCGTAAGCCCACAGACAATAAACCACCAGCTGATACAAAAAAGACTGATACCAGTATGCGTCAAGAGTCCAGCTATCCTAGCGGTATCCTAAACCAATTATTTACCCGTACCCTAGGTTTTCAAACACTGGGCGCGCAAGCACTCAGCCGTAGCTGGTGGCAGCGCTGGGTATATCCAGTATTGTTTCTACTGACATTAACCCTGTCGCTTGCAACTTACCTAACCCTCGACTCTGTGCAGCAGTCTGTCGATCGCTATATCAATGACAATCAGCGCGCGCTCGTTGGTGGCGATTTGATTTTAAACAGTAAGCAAGACTGGCCAAGTGAAGTATTGACGCAGGTAGAAACCATCCCCGATACGCAGACGGTGTATGACTATCAGTTTAGCGCCATGCTGGTCAATGATGAGCAAACCTTGCTTGCCAGCATTAAAGCGGTCACGCCGTCTTATCCCTTATACGGTACAGCGGAGCTTGCCTCAGGACAGCCGCTGTGGGAGCAGCTAACCTCTGACAGTGTCATCGTCGCGCCAGAAGTGCTCAGTAGTCTACAGGCCAATGTCGGTGACCGTATCACCATTGGCGATGCGCAGTTCACAATAAGTGATGTATTGACCAAAGAGCCTGATCGTCCGCTGACCACCTTTGGGTTTGGTGGACGTGTCTTAATGCATGAGGACTCACTCGCAGCGACCAATCTGTTGGGTCAACGTAGCCGCATAAACTATCGTATTGAGATGGCAGGCGATCCCGAACTGATAACGACGCAGCGTGACAAGCTCACAGATATTCTAACCAATTACCCTGATATCGAGCTCTCTGACGCAGAGTCCGCAGACACTTCGGTCTCACGTATCTCTGATAATGTACTGATGTTTTTAAAATTACTGGTCATCGCGGTGCTGCTACTATCTGCGGTCGCCATGTACGGCGTCATTAGTGCGTTTGTCACCAAGCAGCAGTCTAGTAACGCCATTCGCTTGGCATTGGGTGAGCCGCTTGGCTCACTCAAACGTAGCTATTATCAATTGCTTATCGTCACCACTGCCATTGCTTGTGTCGCCGCGATTATACTGAGTCTAGGTTTGCTTAAAATCGGTCAGCCGTATCTGGTGGCTATCTTGCCTGCCGATGTTGGTCTCGCCATCAATCCAATCAGTGCAATTAAGACTATTGTGATTGCCTTAGCTCTGACGTTGCTAATTGCGCAGCGTGGTTTGAGCGCGCTTAACACCACCAAACCCGCTACCCTACTCAATCAAGGTGCGAGTACGCAAACACAAAATTTACCTTGGTATCGACGCGTGCCGCTACTATGGTATGGCTTGGTGCTGGCAGGGCTGTATGCCTTCTTTGCTTATGAAGTTGGCTCACTGTCATTAGGAGCACATTTATTGGGCGGCTTGATTGGCTTTGTGGCGATATTTTGGCTATTGGCGCGTGGGTGGCTCTGGCTGCTTAACAAGTTGGCGAGCAATACCAAGGTCAGCTGGATGCAGCGTATCGCTATTCATAACCTTGCGCGTAAAGGCAACCAATCGGCCTTGTTCTTTGTCACTTTATCGTTATCCGTGGCGGTGCTGACGCTTATCACCACACTCAATCACAGTATCAATGCGCAGTTTATCAATGCCTATCCTGAAGATGCACCTAACTTATTTCTGCTGGATGTGCAGAGCGATCAACATGACGATATTGATGCGATCATTGAAGCACCTGTCACCTATTATCCGGTCATTCGTGCCCGTGTGGAGACGGCCAATGATGTCCTAGTAAAAGATATCGAGCCTGAGGATGGGTTTGATGACCCTACGCGTGTGTTTAATTTGAGCTACGCAGATACGGTCATGGAGACCGAATACATTACTGAATCACTCACAGATGACGCGCTATACACCCCTATCGATGCGACAGATGAGCAAGTCAAACCCTTGTCTATTTTAGATACTGCCGCCAGTATGCTCAATGTCGGCATGGGTGATCAAGTACGATTTAATATTCAAGGGATTGAGATCGTCGGGCAGATTACCAGTATTCGCACGCGCTATGAGCGTGGCCCAAGCCCGTATTTCTATTTCTTATTTGAGCCGTCTGTGCTGTCCGCTGCCCCGCAGATTCAGTTTGCTACTGCACACGTACCAGAAGATGCAATTCCAGAACTACAAGGCAAACTGGTACGCGAGTTCCCTGCTGTCACCACCATTGATGGCACTGCCATTGCGAAGCAAATCCAAGAGCTGGTGGTACAAATGAGCCGCTTGGTCTATGTGTTCACCTTGCTTGCCCTACTCACTGGCGTCATGGTGCTGATCAGCTCGCTACTGTCTACCTCGCAAGATCGTATGAAGGACAGCGCGTCCTTTAGACTGCTGGGTATGCAAAAGCGTGACTTGTATATGCTCAACATTCTAGAGCTGGGTGTGCTTGGTATTAGTGCGGCGACCTTTGCCGTGGTCATCGCCAGCGTTGGCGCATGGGCGGCAATCACGCAATGGTTTAACCTACAATTTAGTGTGCCGTGGGCAAACTTAGGACTCGGTGGTATTGCGTTAGTTGCTTTGCTGTTTGCCATTGCTATTATTTATGTGAAACTGGTGATTGGACGCGGAATTATGGCGAGAGTTAGGGCGATGGTTTAG